The following proteins are co-located in the Rattus norvegicus strain BN/NHsdMcwi chromosome X, GRCr8, whole genome shotgun sequence genome:
- the Eif5-ps6 gene encoding eukaryotic translation initiation factor 5-like — translation MSVNINRSVSDQFYRYKMPRLLAKVEGKGNGIKTVIVNMVDVAKALNRPPKYPTKYFGCELGAQTQFDVKNDRYIVNGSHEANKLQDMLDGFIKKIVLCPECENPETDLHVNPKKQTVGNSCKACGYRGMLDTHHKLCTFILKNPPENSDIGTGKKEKEKKNRKGKDKENGSVSTSETPPPPPPNEISPPHAVEEEEDDDWGKDTTEEAQRRRMDEISDHAKGLILSDDLERTVEERVNILFDFVKKKKEEGIIDSSDKDIVAEAK, via the coding sequence ATGTCTGTCAACATCAACCGCAGCGTGTCAGACCAGTTCTATCGCTACAAGATGCCCCGTTTGCTTGCTAAGGTTGAGGGCAAAGGAAATGGAATCAAGACAGTTATAGTCAACATGGTTGACGTTGCAAAGGCGCTTAATCGGCCTCCAAAGTATCCCACCaaatattttggttgtgagctGGGAGCACAGACCCAGTTTGATGTTAAGAATGACCGTTACATTGTCAATGGATCTCATGAGGCGAATAAGCTGCAAGACATGTTGGATGgattcattaaaaaaattgttCTCTGTCCTGAGTGTGAGAATCCTGAAACAGATCTGCATGTCAATCCAAAGAAGCAAACAGTAGGTAATTCTTGTAAAGCCTGTGGGTACCGAGGCATGCTTGACACACATCATAAACTCTGTACATTCATTCTCAAAAACCCACCTGAGAATAGTGACATTGgtacaggaaagaaagagaaagaaaagaaaaatagaaagggcAAGGACAAGGAAAATGGCTCTGTATCCACCAGTGagacaccaccacctccaccaccaaatGAAATTAGTCCTCCACAtgctgtggaagaagaggaagatgacgATTGGGGGAAGGATACAACTGAGGAAGCTCAAAGGCGCAGAATGGATGAAATCAGTGACCATGCAAAAGGTCTGATACTTAGCGATGATTTGGAAAGAACTGTAGAAGAGCGTGTTAAcatcctgtttgattttgttaagaaaaagaaagaagagggcatTATTGATTCATCTGATAAAGACATTGTGGCTGAGGCAAAATGA